The Ooceraea biroi isolate clonal line C1 chromosome 11, Obir_v5.4, whole genome shotgun sequence genome includes a region encoding these proteins:
- the LOC113562935 gene encoding uncharacterized protein LOC113562935 produces the protein MKNVHMQLDSRVAAILQILVDRQEELNGKVEHVILILHKIHRKLAPEEETIIKPKELPTLPLTDEDSFSDFQKFLIHDTNFYPVDYFAKLMKVDEHTDEYTTVGRILPKVITNSLARMINYAGSGSVKLKFENTKLHEAIISFPDSNLVQAEKMSRWFYTSNQRKI, from the exons ATGAAAAATGTGCATATGCAATTAG ATTCTCGTGTTGCTGCTATTCTTCAGATTTTGGTAGATAGGCAAGAGGAATTGAATGGGAAAGTAGAGCATGTTATTCTGATCCTTCATAAGATTCATCGCAAGTTGGCTCCAGAAgaagaaacaattattaaaccGAAAGAACTCCCTACACTCCCCTTAACTGATGAAGATTCCTTCTCAGATTTTCAAAAGTTTCTTATACATGATACTAACTTTTATCCT gtAGATTATTTTGCTAAACTAATGAAAGTTGATGAACACACTGACGAATATACAACTGTCGGCCGTATTCTACCAAAAGTAATTACAAATTCTTTGGCTCGTATGATAAATTATGCAGGATCAGGTTCAGTAAAGTTGAAATTCGAAAATACGAAGCTTCATGAAGCAATTATTT CATTCCCTGATAGCAATTTGGTACAAGCGGAGAAGATGTCACGTTGGTTCTACACAAGTAATCAGCGGAAAATCTAG